The proteins below come from a single Megalops cyprinoides isolate fMegCyp1 chromosome 5, fMegCyp1.pri, whole genome shotgun sequence genomic window:
- the LOC118778437 gene encoding globoside alpha-1,3-N-acetylgalactosaminyltransferase 1-like gives MARLLNVSALSADHLTRPLVCHASPFQAAGLERVTKRRLLLACLLLSGVIYFLRGRKGAVLNTPALTPLPESEEGALSSEDERDEDSPVLLNMTSWSAPVVWGDSAVSEWRRREFSNTAFRVGLAVFVVGRYSQYLPHFIASAEHYFMRGDAVIYYILTDNLRNVPTLQLGSGRRMRALQVTEMPQWDRLSRVRMSLLASAIKEQIQREVEYVFCMDVDQEFVNPVGTEILGELVATLHPEYYGMPLYTYPYEKAEVSLAFVEEGEGDFYYTSELYGGLCSEVYALTRACSQFILQDSEASFHALQYEESYLNRYLINRRPTCVLSPEYSWWDSPRSPEVPVQRIVSLGRECASLEPQKRAARRC, from the exons ATGGCCCGCCTCCTGAACGTCTCAGCCCTTTCAG ccGACCACCTGACACGGCCGCTGGTGTGCCACGCGTCGCCTTTCCAGGCTGCAG GGTTGGAGAGAGTGACCAAGAGGCGTCTGCTCCTGGCCTGTTTGCTTTTGTCTGGAGTCATCT ACTTCTTACGAGGAAGAAAGGGGGCGGTTTTGAACACACCAGCCCTCACCCCTCTGCCTGAGTCAGAGGAGGGGGCCCTCTCGAGCGAGGACGAGAGGGACGAGGACTCCCCTGTCCTCCTGAACATGACGTCCTGGAGCGCGCCGGTGGTGTGGGGCGACAGCGCAGTGTCCGAGTGGCGGAGGAGGGAGTTCTCAAACACGGCCTTCCGGGTGGGCTTGGCCGTGTTCGTGGTGGGCCGCTACTCGCAGTACCTCCCGCACTTCATCGCCTCAGCCGAGCACTACTTCATGCGGGGGGACGCTGTCATCTACTACATCTTGACGGACAACCTCCGCAATGTCCCCACCCTGCAGCTGGGCTCGGGCAGGCGGATGCGGGCGCTGCAGGTGACGGAGATGCCCCAGTGGGACCGCCTGTCCCGGGTGCGGATGTCCCTGCTGGCCTCGGCCATCAAGGAACAGATCCAAAGGGAGGTGGAGTACGTCTTCTGCATGGACGTGGACCAGGAGTTCGTCAACCCCGTGGGCACCGAGATCCTGGGTGAGCTGGTGGCCACCCTGCACCCTGAATACTACGGCATGCCCCTGTACACCTACCCCTACGAGAAGGCTGAGGTCTCCCTGGCCTTcgtggaggagggggagggcgaCTTCTACTACACATCGGAGCTGTACGGAGGCCTGTGCTCCGAGGTGTACGCCTTGACGCGGGCCTGCTCCCAGTTCATCCTGCAGGACTCAGAGGCCAGCTTTCACGCCCTGCAGTACGAGGAGAGCTACCTGAACCGCTACCTGATCAACCGCCGCCCCACCTGTGTGCTCTCCCCGGAGTACAGCTGGTGGGACTCTCCTCGGTCCCCTGAGGTCCCTGTCCAGAGGATCGTCTCGTTGGGGAGGGAGTGCGCCTCGCTAGAGCCCCAGAAACGAGCAGCCCGGAGGtgctga